A single window of Nitrospira sp. DNA harbors:
- a CDS encoding carotenoid biosynthesis protein, with protein sequence MDFFTLFLKTILFRPYVFAFLAAFLFAAIQLIGWPRTWRFWLISWATAFICEYSSTRNGVPFGWYHYNGSTVGQELYFSNIPFMDSISFSFLLYAAYCLALCFLLPRADSTGTPPWLLPLRLDRAVRTGWPALLLTALFFAFIDMVIDPVALRGDRWFLGKIYYYPDPGTHFGVPLANYAGWAVVGLISLAIYFPLERRLPALGTIEHRSATPRLLLGAGLYYGVLAFNLAMTFWIGEDLLGMTGTLMYVPVTVLLLIRLLYHPPPAPTRPPG encoded by the coding sequence ATGGACTTTTTCACCCTCTTTCTGAAAACCATTCTCTTCCGCCCCTATGTCTTCGCCTTCCTGGCGGCGTTCCTCTTCGCCGCGATCCAGCTCATCGGCTGGCCCCGCACCTGGCGCTTCTGGTTAATCAGCTGGGCCACCGCGTTCATCTGCGAATATTCCTCCACGCGCAACGGCGTTCCGTTCGGCTGGTACCACTACAACGGATCGACCGTCGGCCAAGAACTATATTTCTCCAATATTCCCTTCATGGATTCGATTTCGTTCAGTTTCCTGCTCTATGCCGCCTACTGCCTGGCGCTCTGTTTCCTGCTCCCGCGAGCTGACAGCACAGGCACGCCTCCCTGGCTGCTGCCGCTGCGACTCGATCGAGCGGTGCGGACCGGCTGGCCGGCCCTCCTGCTCACCGCGCTCTTCTTTGCCTTCATCGATATGGTGATCGATCCGGTGGCGCTGCGCGGCGACCGCTGGTTCCTGGGCAAGATCTATTACTATCCCGATCCCGGCACACACTTCGGCGTGCCCCTGGCTAATTACGCCGGCTGGGCCGTGGTGGGCCTGATTTCGCTCGCGATTTATTTCCCGCTCGAGCGCCGGCTTCCGGCGCTCGGCACCATCGAACACCGGTCCGCCACCCCGCGGCTTCTCCTTGGCGCCGGCCTTTATTATGGTGTGCTTGCGTTCAACCTTGCGATGACGTTTTGGATCGGCGAAGATCTCCTCGGCATGACCGGCACACTGATGTATGTGCCGGTCACCGTCCTGCTGCTGATCCGGCTCCTGTATCACCCCCCGCCAGCTCCCACCCGCCCGCCCGGTC
- a CDS encoding S-adenosylmethionine decarboxylase produces MSISAGSESSILPTSAPAASSLPVQDMVGAGKAWGLCTSVDLQDCNPELIRSADHIKRYVVELCELIGMKRFGECQVVNFGEGRVAGYSMVQLISTSLISGHFANDTNNAYLDIFSCKGYDPAVVEAFSKEFFGARRSMATATLRY; encoded by the coding sequence ATGAGTATCTCGGCTGGTTCCGAGTCGTCTATCTTACCAACAAGCGCCCCAGCGGCCTCGTCGCTTCCCGTCCAAGACATGGTGGGAGCCGGCAAAGCCTGGGGACTCTGCACCTCAGTCGACCTCCAAGATTGCAATCCCGAACTGATCCGCAGTGCCGACCATATCAAGCGCTATGTTGTGGAGCTCTGCGAGCTCATCGGCATGAAACGCTTTGGCGAATGCCAGGTCGTCAATTTCGGCGAAGGCCGCGTGGCTGGGTATTCCATGGTGCAGCTGATCTCGACCTCGCTGATCAGTGGACATTTCGCCAACGACACCAACAACGCGTATCTCGACATCTTCAGTTGCAAGGGTTATGACCCAGCGGTCGTCGAAGCGTTCTCGAAGGAATTCTTCGGCGCGCGCCGCAGCATGGCCACCGCCACGCTACGGTATTAG
- a CDS encoding DUF2914 domain-containing protein yields MSPLTKVQAIFTKPFMPAVFFLSGVTYDTLTLTRIDRLQDNLLLLLYIVLLGLLIVLTGRLGIAPAETHELEHPSGLARLLLRTRPYYPMAMQFLLGGLFSAYAIFYSRSASLTSTGIFLGLLVLLLVGNEFLRDRLSNLRLLVSLYALVCFSFFTFFLPVMVGSIGTWVFLLGAGLSVIVTLRVVHLIYKDNRERSAREAMGTSVPGIALIGLLVGFYFLNWIPPVPLSMKFGGMYREVQRQGDRFLLTYDRDWYEVWKRSENPYPANEPIYCFTAVFAPVALDTTVYHHWYFRPNRSKPFAHADKIPIKIVGGREGGYRAYTFKQRLDPGDWRVDVETEDGRVVGRVSVRVEERGERPTSLRTAAY; encoded by the coding sequence ATGAGTCCGCTCACGAAGGTTCAGGCCATTTTCACGAAACCCTTCATGCCGGCGGTGTTCTTTCTGTCCGGTGTGACCTACGATACCCTCACGCTGACCCGTATTGACCGGCTCCAGGACAATCTCCTCTTGCTTCTCTACATTGTGCTGCTGGGTTTGTTGATTGTGCTCACCGGCCGGCTGGGGATTGCGCCGGCGGAAACTCATGAGCTGGAGCATCCGTCCGGGCTCGCGCGCCTGCTGTTGCGGACGAGGCCCTACTATCCCATGGCGATGCAGTTCCTCCTGGGCGGGCTCTTCAGCGCCTATGCGATTTTCTATTCGCGGAGCGCCTCGCTGACGAGCACCGGCATCTTTCTGGGCCTCCTCGTGCTGTTGCTGGTGGGAAACGAGTTCCTGCGCGATCGGCTGTCGAATCTGCGTCTGCTGGTCAGCCTCTATGCACTGGTCTGCTTCAGTTTCTTCACGTTCTTCCTGCCGGTGATGGTCGGTTCCATCGGAACCTGGGTGTTCCTTCTTGGAGCCGGGTTGAGCGTCATCGTCACGCTGCGAGTCGTGCATCTCATCTACAAAGACAATCGGGAACGGAGCGCGCGGGAGGCGATGGGGACCAGTGTGCCCGGTATCGCCCTCATCGGCCTGCTGGTCGGCTTCTACTTTCTCAACTGGATTCCGCCGGTGCCGCTGTCGATGAAATTCGGCGGCATGTATCGGGAGGTGCAGCGGCAGGGGGATCGCTTCCTTCTGACCTATGACCGGGATTGGTACGAGGTCTGGAAGCGGTCGGAGAATCCCTACCCTGCAAACGAGCCGATCTATTGTTTCACCGCCGTGTTCGCGCCGGTGGCGCTGGATACGACTGTCTATCACCATTGGTACTTCCGTCCGAACCGCAGCAAGCCCTTCGCCCATGCCGACAAGATCCCGATCAAGATCGTGGGCGGCCGCGAAGGCGGCTATCGGGCCTACACCTTCAAGCAGCGGCTCGATCCCGGCGACTGGCGGGTCGATGTGGAAACGGAAGACGGCCGCGTCGTCGGGCGGGTGTCGGTGCGAGTGGAGGAGCGGGGTGAGCGTCCGACGTCACTGAGGACGGCGGCCTATTGA
- a CDS encoding efflux RND transporter periplasmic adaptor subunit, protein MKSLKQHPFVILGVIIFFAVTALVVFRLSSGAKTDSKKTRIITVGTVAPLKQDLPIRLTYTADIIPNQVVNLFSRVDGYIAKIHVDKGDFVKANQLLVEIDHTDYQHAVNQAKANLAAAKAKVTQQQAAVRNTKLMLNRMQSLITDQFVSQQDLDNAQVNFDGATAALESLQAQVKQMEVALAQADTNLAYSYIRAPFAGYVAERNLDQGASVTSATASTSTNSRGILSLHDIETVRILIEVVEKDIPLVHIGQKAEVRAEAYPERVFEGTVTRIVQALNRATRTMTVEIDLPNKERDLKGGMFARVEARVGTHPQAIQIPIDAVSRLEDVQYVYVVRDGKAQRVNVEIGAREENRVEITKGLTGEEQVIVSGKDLVHDGTPVQTQPMNAVKRET, encoded by the coding sequence ATGAAATCGTTGAAGCAACACCCCTTCGTCATCCTGGGGGTGATCATTTTCTTCGCCGTCACCGCCCTGGTGGTGTTCCGCTTGAGCAGCGGCGCCAAAACCGACAGCAAGAAAACTCGCATCATTACCGTCGGGACCGTCGCTCCGCTGAAGCAAGATCTCCCGATTCGCCTGACCTACACAGCAGATATCATCCCCAACCAGGTCGTCAACCTCTTCTCCCGCGTCGATGGCTACATCGCCAAAATCCACGTGGACAAGGGGGACTTCGTCAAAGCGAACCAACTGCTGGTCGAGATCGACCATACCGACTACCAGCATGCCGTCAATCAGGCCAAGGCCAATCTGGCGGCGGCCAAGGCCAAGGTCACCCAGCAGCAGGCCGCGGTCCGCAACACGAAACTGATGCTCAACCGGATGCAATCGCTCATCACGGATCAATTCGTCTCACAACAAGACCTGGACAACGCCCAGGTGAATTTCGACGGGGCCACCGCGGCGCTGGAATCGCTCCAGGCACAGGTCAAACAGATGGAGGTCGCCCTCGCCCAGGCGGACACGAACCTGGCCTATTCCTACATTCGCGCACCCTTCGCCGGCTATGTCGCCGAACGCAACCTGGATCAGGGCGCCTCTGTCACCAGCGCGACCGCCAGCACCTCCACCAATTCGCGCGGCATTCTCAGCCTGCACGACATCGAGACCGTGCGGATTTTGATTGAAGTGGTCGAGAAAGACATTCCGCTCGTGCACATCGGCCAAAAGGCGGAGGTGCGCGCCGAAGCCTATCCGGAGCGCGTCTTCGAAGGCACCGTCACGCGCATCGTCCAGGCCCTCAACCGCGCCACCCGCACGATGACCGTGGAAATCGACCTGCCCAACAAAGAACGGGATCTGAAAGGCGGCATGTTCGCGCGGGTCGAAGCCCGCGTCGGCACACATCCCCAGGCCATTCAAATTCCGATCGATGCGGTCAGCCGGCTGGAAGACGTGCAATATGTCTATGTCGTGCGGGATGGGAAAGCCCAGCGCGTCAATGTCGAAATCGGAGCCCGCGAGGAGAATCGCGTGGAGATCACCAAGGGACTCACAGGCGAGGAGCAGGTCATCGTCTCCGGCAAGGACCTCGTGCACGACGGCACCCCGGTGCAAACGCAACCGATGAATGCCGTGAAACGTGAAACGTAA
- a CDS encoding efflux RND transporter permease subunit, translating into MWLTLIALRNRIGILMLSLAMVVLGVTSLDRLPVDLFPNIQVPVAFVGVIYKGAPPLDIEQSVVYPIEKAVSSASNVEHVESFSKQGIGAVQIWFNWGADINVGQMEVMQRVTQILNSLPPGILQPFIVKFDISNIPVSFVTVSSDDLDERALYDLAYNTIAPQIEQIANVAAATVEGGKIRQININLDPALLNARGLSILDVVKSVKAANLILPSGDLKAGNLDYNVFTNNQFKTVDPIQDVIVKVNQQGSPVRVRDVGTVTDSSDIQTNIVRTDGTRAVYLRVNKQPIANTVEVVDALRAALPKMIGVPPGVKLGISFDQSVYIRQSIQNLIEQALHGSLLAAAVILIFLRNLTSTLIISVSIPLSILVTFIVLYFTGQTLNVFTLGGLALGIGRLVDDSIVELENIQRHLNDTPRRWDAILEAAREVAMPIFASTVTTVVVFLPMFFVVGIARLLLIPLTVTIAIALFTSFFISRTVTPALCYKFLKPEQEAHRAMPGWFVRMMDWSRDRYESLDRRYEESLRWVLNHRRAFISAVVLVFLGSLLLLPMIGTEFLPVSDESQFRIVLRAPVGQRVEKTEQQVAEVERVLRENIPANELETMVSSTGVLAQGRSSLFNPNTGPHTSVISVYLVPPDKRKRTQVQVMNDVRPKVIKLFPGVAMFFDPGGLVKRVTSFGSQKSIDVEIYGYDFEKARSAIRQVEDAMHKIPGLADIEVSREENYPEINVVVDREKAALLGISETEVANAVLFSLNGNGQTDPIIYTDPQNGNEYYISAWLAEEYRKDLTDLENILLTTKAGEPVLLKNVASLKLNAGPVKIDRKYFQRVVHITANPVNRDLGAIAADLDAAFANLQLPTGFSLKIAGQIQQQRETFQGLQFATVLALALVYMVMAAQFKSLVDPFIIMFSVPMGFPGVILILFLTNTTLSTTSMMGIIMMLGIVVSNGVLLVDYTNVLRRKGRPLHDAVVTASRTRLRPILMTSLATVFGLLPMAIGWGTGGETNAPLARSVVGGLSVSTLLTLFLVPTMYMILEERFPRKFEEEQPAPATSPANHIPAVEQPAPQ; encoded by the coding sequence ATGTGGCTGACACTCATCGCACTACGAAACCGCATCGGCATCCTGATGCTGTCGCTCGCGATGGTGGTGCTGGGCGTCACGTCGCTGGATCGGCTCCCGGTCGATCTCTTCCCGAACATCCAGGTCCCCGTCGCCTTCGTCGGCGTCATCTATAAAGGGGCTCCCCCGCTCGACATCGAACAGAGCGTCGTCTACCCCATCGAAAAGGCCGTGAGTTCCGCCTCCAACGTCGAACACGTCGAGTCCTTTTCGAAACAAGGCATCGGCGCGGTCCAAATCTGGTTCAACTGGGGCGCCGACATCAACGTGGGCCAGATGGAGGTGATGCAACGGGTCACGCAAATCCTGAACAGCTTGCCGCCCGGCATTCTGCAGCCCTTCATCGTCAAGTTCGACATCTCGAATATTCCGGTCTCGTTTGTGACCGTCTCCAGCGACGATCTGGACGAGCGCGCCCTCTACGACCTGGCCTACAACACGATCGCCCCGCAAATCGAGCAGATCGCCAATGTGGCCGCCGCCACGGTCGAAGGCGGCAAGATCCGCCAGATCAACATCAACCTGGACCCGGCGTTGCTCAATGCGCGGGGGCTCTCGATCCTCGACGTCGTCAAATCGGTGAAGGCCGCGAACCTGATTTTGCCGTCCGGCGACCTCAAGGCCGGCAATCTCGACTACAACGTCTTCACGAACAACCAATTCAAGACCGTCGATCCAATCCAGGACGTCATCGTGAAGGTAAACCAGCAGGGCAGCCCCGTCCGCGTCCGGGACGTGGGGACCGTGACCGACTCGTCCGACATCCAGACCAACATCGTCCGCACGGACGGCACGAGAGCCGTCTACCTGCGCGTGAACAAACAACCGATCGCCAACACGGTCGAAGTCGTGGACGCGCTGCGCGCCGCGCTGCCCAAGATGATCGGCGTTCCGCCCGGCGTGAAACTCGGCATCTCCTTCGACCAGTCCGTCTACATCCGCCAATCGATCCAGAACCTGATCGAGCAGGCCCTGCACGGCTCGCTGCTGGCCGCCGCCGTCATTCTGATTTTCCTCCGCAATCTGACGAGCACCCTGATCATTTCCGTGTCGATTCCCCTGTCGATTCTCGTCACCTTCATCGTGCTCTATTTCACCGGTCAAACGCTGAACGTCTTTACCTTGGGAGGGCTGGCCCTGGGCATCGGCCGCCTGGTGGACGACTCGATTGTCGAGCTGGAAAATATTCAGCGCCACCTGAACGACACGCCGCGCCGGTGGGACGCGATCCTGGAAGCCGCCCGCGAAGTGGCCATGCCGATCTTCGCCTCGACGGTCACCACCGTGGTCGTCTTTCTGCCCATGTTCTTCGTCGTCGGCATCGCGCGCCTGCTCTTGATCCCCCTGACCGTCACCATTGCCATTGCCCTCTTCACCTCCTTCTTCATCTCGCGCACCGTCACCCCGGCGCTCTGCTACAAGTTCCTGAAGCCGGAGCAGGAGGCCCATCGCGCCATGCCCGGCTGGTTCGTGCGCATGATGGACTGGAGCCGCGACCGCTACGAATCGCTGGACCGGCGCTACGAAGAATCGTTGCGCTGGGTCCTGAACCATCGGCGGGCCTTCATCTCCGCCGTGGTGCTGGTCTTTCTCGGCTCCCTGCTGCTGCTGCCCATGATCGGCACCGAGTTCCTGCCGGTCTCGGATGAGAGCCAGTTCCGGATTGTCTTGCGCGCGCCCGTCGGCCAGCGGGTGGAGAAAACGGAGCAGCAAGTTGCGGAGGTGGAACGCGTCCTGCGCGAGAATATTCCGGCGAACGAATTGGAAACGATGGTGTCCAGCACCGGCGTGCTCGCCCAGGGCCGCTCCTCCCTCTTCAACCCCAACACCGGCCCGCACACCTCCGTCATCTCCGTCTATCTGGTCCCGCCCGACAAACGGAAACGGACCCAGGTGCAGGTCATGAACGACGTGCGCCCCAAAGTCATCAAGCTGTTCCCCGGGGTCGCCATGTTTTTCGATCCAGGTGGATTGGTCAAACGAGTGACGAGTTTCGGTTCGCAAAAATCCATCGACGTCGAAATTTACGGCTACGACTTTGAGAAGGCCCGGAGCGCGATCCGCCAGGTGGAAGACGCGATGCACAAAATACCGGGGCTCGCCGACATCGAGGTCAGCCGCGAAGAGAACTATCCGGAAATCAATGTCGTGGTGGACCGCGAAAAGGCCGCGCTGCTGGGAATCAGCGAAACCGAGGTGGCCAACGCCGTGCTCTTTTCACTGAACGGCAACGGCCAGACCGACCCCATCATCTACACCGACCCGCAAAACGGCAACGAGTACTACATCAGCGCCTGGCTGGCGGAGGAATACCGGAAGGACCTCACCGATCTGGAAAATATTCTCCTCACCACCAAGGCGGGGGAGCCGGTCCTGCTGAAAAATGTCGCGTCGCTCAAGCTGAACGCCGGCCCCGTGAAAATCGACCGGAAATACTTCCAACGCGTCGTCCACATCACGGCGAATCCGGTCAATCGCGACCTGGGCGCCATCGCCGCCGACCTGGACGCCGCCTTTGCCAATCTCCAGCTGCCAACGGGGTTCAGCCTCAAGATCGCGGGACAGATCCAGCAGCAGCGCGAGACCTTCCAGGGGCTGCAATTCGCCACGGTCCTGGCCCTGGCGCTCGTCTACATGGTGATGGCGGCGCAGTTCAAATCGCTCGTTGATCCCTTCATCATCATGTTCTCGGTGCCGATGGGCTTCCCGGGCGTGATCCTGATCCTGTTCCTGACCAATACCACGCTCTCGACCACGTCCATGATGGGCATCATCATGATGCTCGGCATCGTCGTCTCGAACGGCGTGCTGCTCGTGGACTACACCAACGTCCTGCGCCGCAAGGGCCGCCCGTTGCATGACGCGGTGGTAACCGCCTCACGCACCCGGTTGCGCCCCATTCTCATGACCTCGCTCGCGACCGTCTTCGGCCTGCTGCCCATGGCCATCGGCTGGGGCACGGGCGGAGAAACGAACGCCCCGCTGGCGCGATCGGTCGTGGGAGGACTCAGCGTCTCGACCTTGCTGACCCTCTTCCTCGTCCCGACGATGTATATGATTTTGGAAGAACGGTTCCCGAGAAAGTTCGAAGAGGAACAGCCGGCCCCTGCCACCTCGCCAGCGAACCACATCCCGGCGGTGGAGCAACCAGCCCCACAATAG
- the ylqF gene encoding ribosome biogenesis GTPase YlqF gives MSIQWFPGHMNAARKEAAKTMEMIDVLVEILDARIPEASCNPLIEELRQARQRPCLKVLNKADLADPAVTQAWLDFYNRQPGVSAVALSCQHAGDAAKIPRLCQPLAPHRNSIVKPLRMLIMGVPNVGKSTLMNALLKRRIARVGDEPAVTKVQQRHKLNDRMTITDSPGLLWGTIKDPQVGLLLATINAVGHTVVDNEAVAEFLAGILLARYPARLTARYGFAVEGLTSAGVIDAIAKKRGCLLAGSGGALDREKAARILLADYRDGTLGRTSLEVPKAQESAT, from the coding sequence ATGTCGATCCAGTGGTTTCCCGGTCACATGAATGCGGCCCGCAAAGAAGCGGCCAAGACCATGGAAATGATCGATGTCCTCGTCGAAATCCTGGACGCGCGCATTCCCGAGGCCAGCTGCAATCCGTTGATCGAAGAGCTGCGCCAGGCCCGCCAGCGGCCCTGTTTGAAGGTGCTCAATAAAGCGGATCTGGCCGACCCCGCGGTGACCCAGGCCTGGCTCGATTTCTATAACCGGCAACCGGGCGTGAGCGCGGTGGCCCTGTCCTGCCAGCATGCGGGCGACGCCGCCAAGATTCCCCGTCTGTGCCAGCCCTTGGCGCCCCATCGCAACAGCATCGTCAAGCCGCTCCGCATGCTGATCATGGGCGTCCCCAACGTGGGCAAATCCACGTTGATGAATGCGCTCCTCAAGCGCCGCATCGCCCGCGTGGGGGATGAACCGGCCGTGACCAAGGTGCAGCAGCGGCATAAACTGAACGACCGCATGACCATCACCGACTCGCCCGGCTTGCTGTGGGGGACGATCAAAGATCCCCAGGTGGGGCTTCTGCTGGCCACGATCAACGCGGTCGGGCACACGGTTGTCGACAACGAGGCCGTGGCTGAGTTTCTCGCCGGCATCCTGCTTGCGCGGTACCCCGCCAGGCTCACGGCCCGCTATGGTTTTGCCGTCGAGGGGCTCACAAGTGCCGGGGTGATCGATGCCATCGCCAAAAAACGTGGCTGTCTGCTGGCCGGAAGCGGCGGCGCGCTGGACCGGGAAAAAGCGGCCAGGATTCTCTTGGCCGACTATCGCGACGGCACGCTGGGACGCACGAGCTTGGAGGTTCCGAAGGCGCAGGAAAGCGCTACGTAG
- a CDS encoding SCP2 sterol-binding domain-containing protein: MKPTSVAQFFQSLPASLDRDAAEDVTVVYQFDLSGTQGGQYSVHVADGACTVQNGPHPDPHVTISMTGEDCLKLLNGQLNAPASVMTGRLRVSGDMGLALQLKSLFPTIGS; this comes from the coding sequence ATGAAACCCACGTCCGTTGCCCAGTTTTTTCAGTCATTGCCGGCCTCGCTGGACCGGGACGCCGCTGAGGATGTCACGGTGGTCTATCAGTTCGATCTGAGCGGGACTCAGGGCGGGCAGTATTCCGTTCACGTCGCGGATGGGGCCTGTACGGTTCAGAATGGGCCGCATCCTGATCCGCACGTGACTATTTCTATGACGGGCGAAGACTGTCTCAAGCTGCTCAATGGCCAGCTCAATGCCCCGGCCAGCGTGATGACCGGCCGCCTTCGGGTGAGCGGGGATATGGGGTTGGCGCTCCAACTCAAGTCGCTGTTTCCCACCATCGGGTCGTAA
- a CDS encoding polyprenyl synthetase family protein, whose protein sequence is MNIKDYLEQKRIAVDRFLDDVSPSATTPPTTLHESMRYSLMAGGKRVRPILTIAAAEALGTSPPGLMAVACSLEFIHTYSLIHDDLPSMDNDDFRRGKPTNHKVYGEAMAILAGDALLTMAFDVVSRPDLMKGCDPARQVRLIQELAYGSGNLGMVGGQVFDIQAENKDIDLPTLQNIHKHKTGMLMRAAVRMGTIAAGATDRQLDDMTGYAEDIGLAFQIADDVLNVTGTREELGKNPNTDAERGKKTYPTFYGVDGAKKLADDCVERAINRLSSFGPSADPLREIARYITSRRS, encoded by the coding sequence ATGAACATCAAGGACTATCTCGAACAAAAGCGGATTGCGGTTGATCGTTTTTTGGATGACGTGAGCCCATCGGCCACGACGCCGCCCACGACGCTCCATGAGAGCATGCGCTATAGCCTCATGGCGGGCGGCAAACGGGTGCGGCCAATTCTGACGATTGCCGCGGCGGAAGCGCTCGGCACGAGCCCGCCAGGCTTGATGGCCGTGGCCTGCTCGCTGGAATTCATCCATACCTACTCGCTCATTCACGACGATTTGCCGTCGATGGACAACGACGACTTCCGCCGCGGGAAGCCGACAAACCATAAAGTGTATGGCGAAGCGATGGCCATTCTCGCCGGTGACGCGCTGCTCACCATGGCGTTCGATGTAGTGAGCCGCCCCGATCTGATGAAGGGCTGCGATCCGGCCCGGCAAGTGCGGTTGATTCAGGAACTCGCCTACGGCTCGGGCAACCTGGGGATGGTGGGCGGACAGGTGTTCGACATTCAGGCCGAGAACAAGGATATCGACCTCCCCACACTTCAGAACATTCACAAACACAAGACCGGTATGCTGATGCGCGCCGCCGTCCGCATGGGCACCATCGCCGCGGGCGCGACCGACCGGCAATTGGACGACATGACCGGCTATGCGGAAGATATCGGCCTGGCCTTTCAAATCGCCGACGATGTGCTGAATGTGACCGGCACGCGCGAGGAACTCGGCAAGAATCCGAACACCGACGCCGAACGCGGGAAAAAGACCTATCCCACCTTCTACGGCGTGGACGGCGCGAAGAAACTGGCCGATGACTGCGTGGAGCGCGCCATCAACCGGCTGTCATCCTTCGGTCCGTCCGCCGATCCACTGCGCGAAATCGCGCGGTATATTACGTCCCGCCGCTCCTAG
- a CDS encoding DUF1499 domain-containing protein, producing MNPLVLAPRPSSPNCVSTQATDEGHAIAPFRYRKSRAEAKEALKEALHTLPRTRLVEEDESYLHYEFTSLLIRFIDDVEFLFDDDTKTIHFRSASRTGYGDLGVNRKRMEGIRSLVEGKL from the coding sequence ATGAATCCTCTCGTTTTAGCGCCCCGTCCTTCCAGCCCCAACTGCGTGTCTACACAAGCCACGGACGAAGGCCATGCCATCGCTCCGTTTCGCTATCGCAAGTCACGAGCGGAGGCGAAGGAGGCGCTGAAAGAAGCCCTTCACACACTGCCTCGTACCAGGCTCGTCGAGGAAGACGAGTCCTACCTGCATTACGAGTTCACCAGCCTGCTGATCCGCTTTATCGATGATGTGGAGTTTCTCTTCGACGATGACACCAAGACCATCCACTTTCGTTCCGCGTCCCGGACTGGGTATGGCGATCTGGGGGTGAACCGGAAGCGGATGGAAGGAATCAGGTCGTTGGTGGAAGGAAAGCTGTAG
- a CDS encoding NAD-dependent epimerase/dehydratase family protein, with the protein MKALVTGATGFVGSAVVRALLKAGTEVRVLARRDSDFSNLQQFKLEGAYGDLRDTDSLRKALTGCQQLYHVAAHYALWARNPSIFYDVNVTGTQNIMEAARDVGTERIVYCSTIGAIGLPPGGGLGTEETPVSLEQMAGHYKRSKYLAEQEVLKLAHAGLPVVIVNPSAPVGEGDVKPTPTGQMIVDFMKGRMPAYIETGMNIVDVDDVATGHLLAMEKGRIGERYILGANNLMLREIFEILSRLTGVNAPSLKLPRELVLPLAYLNLAFSSITGIPPRIPLEGVKMAKYKMHYDCSKAIRELGIPQTPPEVALEKAVRWFREHGYA; encoded by the coding sequence ATGAAAGCTCTCGTCACAGGGGCGACCGGATTTGTGGGATCCGCGGTGGTCCGCGCGCTGCTCAAGGCGGGAACCGAGGTTCGCGTCCTCGCGCGCCGCGACAGCGACTTCAGCAATCTCCAACAATTCAAGCTCGAAGGCGCCTACGGCGACTTGCGCGACACAGACTCGCTGCGCAAGGCCCTGACCGGCTGCCAGCAGCTCTATCACGTCGCCGCCCACTATGCCCTGTGGGCGCGCAACCCGTCGATTTTCTACGACGTCAACGTGACAGGCACCCAAAACATCATGGAGGCCGCACGGGACGTGGGCACCGAGCGGATCGTCTACTGCAGCACGATCGGCGCGATCGGACTGCCGCCCGGCGGCGGACTGGGCACGGAAGAGACGCCGGTGTCGCTGGAGCAGATGGCCGGTCACTACAAACGGTCGAAGTATCTGGCCGAGCAGGAAGTGCTGAAACTGGCACACGCAGGGTTGCCGGTCGTCATCGTCAATCCGAGCGCCCCTGTCGGGGAAGGCGATGTGAAACCGACGCCGACCGGCCAAATGATCGTCGATTTCATGAAAGGCCGGATGCCGGCCTATATCGAAACCGGGATGAATATCGTCGATGTGGACGATGTGGCCACAGGCCATCTCCTCGCCATGGAGAAGGGCCGGATCGGTGAACGGTACATCCTCGGCGCAAACAATCTGATGCTGCGCGAGATCTTCGAGATTCTGAGCCGATTGACCGGCGTGAACGCGCCGTCGCTCAAACTCCCGCGCGAACTCGTGCTGCCCCTCGCCTATCTGAACCTGGCCTTCTCCTCTATCACCGGCATTCCTCCGCGCATTCCGCTGGAAGGCGTGAAGATGGCCAAATACAAGATGCACTACGATTGCAGCAAAGCGATCCGCGAACTCGGCATTCCCCAGACCCCGCCGGAGGTGGCCCTGGAGAAAGCCGTGCGCTGGTTCCGGGAGCATGGCTACGCATAA